TGCCTCCGATGAACTCCCGCAACAGCGAGGTCTCCGGCACGCAGGAGTCGTCCTCCATGACCTCGATCTCGCCGAGCATCTTCTGGACGCGCTTCGCCCGGACGAAGGCGTCCTGGCGCTTCGGGTTGTCCCGGTACTCCTCGATCGCCTTCGCGAAGTACGGAAACATGAACTTCTTGTGGATCGGGAGCTCGAACGGGAGCGACCCGTTCAAAACGAAGTCCACGCTCGTGATGAACGGGACGATGTGGCGCATCTCGCTCTTGCGGACGTAGTGCCAGTGGCCGATCGTCCGCACCGGGTCGTAGCTCCGGTGCCAGCTGTCCCGCACCATCCGCCGCAGCAGACGGGTGTCGGTCCAGCGGATCCAGTTCCCCTCCGTATCCTTCAGCTGGGTCAGGGTCTCGATGTAGAGACGGAACTTCATCCGGCGCGGGACGCTGGAGGTCATCTTCTCGTAGAGGCCGTGCAGGCTGTCTATCAGCAGGATCTGGTTCTTCTCGAGGCGGAGCGGGTCGGTCGCCGTCTCGCGCTTCCCGGTCTTGAAGTTGTAGCGCGGGACCTGGACGGTCCGGTTGTCGATCAGGGCGGCCAGGTGCTCGTTGATGAGCTTCAGGTCGAGGGCCTCGGGCGTCTCGAAGTCGTAGTCGCCGAACTCGTCCTTCGGATGCATCTCGAGGTTGAAGAAGTAGTTGTCGAGGTTGATCGGGACGATGCTCATCCCCTCCTGCTTGAGGCGTTCGTTCAGCTTGATCGTCGTGGTGGTCTTCCCGGAGGAGGAGGGGCCGGCGATGATGACGATGCGCACCCGGTCGCGGTGGGCGATGATCTCCTCGGCCGCGCGCGTGACGTCGGCGTGGTACTTCGCGTCCCCCTCGCGCACGAGTTCCGGGAAGGAGCCGTCCAGGACCCTCTTGTTCAGGCCCGGCACGGTATCCACGCCGTGGGCGATGTTCCAGTCCAGGACGTTCTGGATGACCATGCTCGGGATGCTCTTCTGCTCGATCCGCTCGAACCTGTTGTTGTCGGAGAGGCGGTCTGTCATCGTATTCTCCTCGGCTGCCGCGCAGGCGTCTCCGCGGGAGGCCCGGCCAAACCCGCACGGGCACCCTGCGGCGCGGGCATTAGTCTAGCCGTGCCTTCGGCTTTGTCAACAGCATTTTCGGTATTTTCGGCTCGCCGCCGCGGCGGGGATGGGGGATGAGGAGGGGGCGTCAGGACGTTTCGGCGCCCCAGAGGCCGCGCTGCAGATTCCTCGCGAAGCGCTCGAGCGATTCGAACGCCTCCCGGTACGGATGGGGGGCGGGGGTTTCCGAGGCGCGGGCCCAGCCCCGCTCGATCATCTCCGCGTTCAGGAGCGCGCCGTCGAGGACGACGTAGGCCTGCGGGGTCCCCCGGTCTTCGGAACCCTGCGGGCCCGGGAAGAGGGAGATCACCCGCCCCTTCACCCGGTCGAAGAGCCAACGCGCGGCCCGGTCCCCTCCCGTGTCGCCCGACGGCTCCGGGAACGGGGCGACGCCGAGGAGGCGCACCGCGCCGCCCCCCGCGAGCTCGATCGTCGCGGCATCCCGGGCCCCGGCGCAGGAGACGCGCACGGGGACGCCCTTCGGGAGCTCGATGCGGGGGATTGGCGCGGCCTTCTTGCGGCGGGGGAGCAGCACCCTCGCGAGCGGGAAGAAGCCGTCCCGCTTCTTCTCCGTCGGCTCGTTCCCGCGCGG
The window above is part of the Chlamydiota bacterium genome. Proteins encoded here:
- a CDS encoding nucleoside kinase, with the protein product MTDRLSDNNRFERIEQKSIPSMVIQNVLDWNIAHGVDTVPGLNKRVLDGSFPELVREGDAKYHADVTRAAEEIIAHRDRVRIVIIAGPSSSGKTTTTIKLNERLKQEGMSIVPINLDNYFFNLEMHPKDEFGDYDFETPEALDLKLINEHLAALIDNRTVQVPRYNFKTGKRETATDPLRLEKNQILLIDSLHGLYEKMTSSVPRRMKFRLYIETLTQLKDTEGNWIRWTDTRLLRRMVRDSWHRSYDPVRTIGHWHYVRKSEMRHIVPFITSVDFVLNGSLPFELPIHKKFMFPYFAKAIEEYRDNPKRQDAFVRAKRVQKMLGEIEVMEDDSCVPETSLLREFIGGSTYRY